A single genomic interval of Leptospira sp. WS60.C2 harbors:
- a CDS encoding sodium-dependent bicarbonate transport family permease → MDILQSLVANLQTPMFLAFALGIIATLVKSDLKFPDGMYAGLTIYLLFAIGLKGGVKLSNTTLLEFYKPAIAALILCITIPLLAYTLLTKFGKYDKANAAALAAHYGSVSAVTFSEALAFLDSLHINYEGFMPSLLAIMEIPAILVALLLIKMNPTEKSEESSWGKILHELFTGKGTLLLLGGLIIGMISGKKGHEQFAPLFETPFRGMLILFLLEVGIVTGRRLTDLKKAGVFLIGFGILFPICTAMFGLYLGHFIGLSMGGAMILGTLSASASYIAAPAAVRIAIPEASPAIYLTASLAITFPFNLSVGLPLYLAVSKSLYGV, encoded by the coding sequence ATGGACATTTTACAATCATTAGTTGCCAACTTACAAACACCAATGTTCCTAGCGTTTGCGCTAGGGATCATTGCCACACTCGTTAAAAGCGATCTAAAATTCCCTGACGGAATGTATGCGGGTCTTACCATCTACCTTCTTTTTGCCATCGGACTGAAAGGAGGGGTAAAACTCAGTAACACGACATTGTTAGAATTTTATAAACCAGCGATAGCGGCATTAATTTTGTGTATTACGATTCCACTTCTTGCGTATACACTCCTAACAAAATTTGGGAAATATGACAAAGCAAATGCAGCAGCCTTAGCGGCTCATTACGGGTCGGTATCAGCAGTGACGTTTAGTGAAGCACTTGCCTTTCTTGACTCTCTTCATATTAACTATGAAGGATTTATGCCAAGTTTACTTGCCATCATGGAAATTCCGGCTATCCTTGTGGCATTACTTCTAATCAAAATGAATCCAACCGAAAAATCAGAAGAGTCTTCTTGGGGAAAAATCTTACACGAACTTTTTACAGGCAAAGGAACTCTTTTATTACTGGGAGGTCTGATCATTGGAATGATTTCAGGCAAAAAAGGTCATGAACAGTTTGCTCCTCTTTTCGAAACGCCATTTCGAGGGATGTTGATTTTATTCCTCTTAGAAGTTGGAATCGTCACAGGAAGAAGACTTACGGATCTAAAAAAGGCTGGAGTCTTTCTCATTGGATTCGGAATCCTCTTTCCAATCTGCACAGCGATGTTTGGATTGTATCTTGGACATTTTATTGGATTGTCAATGGGAGGAGCGATGATTCTTGGAACACTCAGTGCAAGTGCCTCTTACATTGCAGCACCTGCCGCTGTAAGGATTGCCATACCTGAAGCAAGCCCTGCCATTTATCTCACCGCATCTCTTGCCATCACATTCCCTTTCAACCTATCAGTTGGATTACCTTTATATCTAGCTGTTTCGAAATCACTATACGGAGTTTGA
- a CDS encoding caspase domain-containing protein — MKSKFLIFLFFAMFGVLSAEPGGKRFAFVVGVSEYKDLNLSDLKTAKNDALGMTKILFSYGSYNRIQTLIQEGSVNSTPNKYNILTQLESVLEETNPEDLFLFYFSGHGVIDYNDKVYLLPEDTNPQKPFETGIAVEQILELTRKYNLKRVILLIDACRNPEDGKVEVGRKYLEGANFKDSEIVSVFYSTKAGYSSFEDPKSGYGIFTKYIIYGLEGRADSNFNGEVTYSELSNYVIQSMKEWTKENQKLQKPYSKEYAEKAEDTILTYAVNPETSLADAPLFNPYNPTYAFRSFLIPGWGQYARGQEEKGKVYMSIFAFGLLYAGYQYNQFRSDKQAYESAIGIPPNPRVAETILLNYYLIEPYRQQMESSRANLSQALTALFVIWTANVFDFYLLGPNPKEKSGVFLDLDFENQGYMGINRIGKVGYAVRF, encoded by the coding sequence ATGAAATCAAAATTTCTAATATTCTTATTTTTTGCTATGTTTGGTGTTTTAAGTGCTGAGCCAGGTGGAAAACGCTTTGCATTTGTGGTTGGTGTAAGTGAGTATAAAGATTTAAATTTATCAGACTTAAAAACCGCAAAAAATGACGCACTTGGAATGACCAAAATTCTTTTTAGTTATGGATCCTATAATCGAATTCAAACTTTAATCCAGGAAGGTTCGGTAAATTCTACGCCTAATAAATATAATATCTTAACACAATTGGAATCAGTATTAGAAGAAACAAACCCCGAAGATCTTTTTTTGTTTTATTTCTCTGGTCACGGTGTAATAGATTATAACGATAAAGTATATTTATTACCTGAAGATACAAATCCGCAAAAACCGTTTGAAACAGGAATCGCTGTAGAACAAATTTTGGAGTTAACTCGAAAATACAATCTAAAGAGAGTCATTCTTTTAATTGATGCCTGTCGTAATCCTGAAGATGGGAAAGTAGAGGTAGGTAGAAAGTATTTAGAAGGAGCAAACTTTAAGGATTCAGAAATTGTTTCTGTTTTTTATTCTACGAAAGCTGGATATTCTAGTTTTGAAGATCCAAAGTCAGGATATGGAATTTTTACGAAATATATCATTTATGGTTTAGAAGGTAGAGCTGATTCAAATTTTAATGGAGAGGTAACTTATTCAGAGTTATCAAATTATGTCATCCAATCCATGAAGGAATGGACAAAAGAAAATCAGAAATTGCAAAAACCATATTCGAAGGAGTATGCGGAAAAAGCTGAAGATACAATTTTAACATATGCAGTGAATCCTGAAACCTCATTAGCTGATGCTCCACTATTCAACCCATATAATCCGACATATGCGTTTCGATCTTTTTTAATTCCAGGCTGGGGTCAATATGCGAGAGGCCAAGAAGAAAAAGGCAAGGTCTATATGTCTATTTTTGCTTTTGGTCTTTTGTATGCAGGTTATCAATATAACCAATTTCGATCAGATAAACAAGCCTATGAATCGGCGATAGGTATTCCTCCCAATCCGAGGGTTGCCGAGACAATCCTTTTGAATTACTACTTAATTGAGCCATACCGCCAACAGATGGAATCTTCCAGGGCAAATTTGTCCCAGGCTCTCACTGCCTTGTTCGTAATATGGACTGCAAATGTGTTTGATTTTTATTTGTTAGGACCAAATCCTAAAGAAAAATCTGGAGTTTTTTTAGATTTGGATTTTGAAAATCAAGGGTATATGGGAATCAACCGGATTGGAAAAGTAGGTTATGCGGTTAGGTTTTAG
- a CDS encoding pirin family protein — MEATNPSRTNVQKKFYPAAERGHVNFGWLDSHHSFSFGHWYHPEKTNFGALRVLNDDIVEPSMGFGTHPHQNMEIVSIPLFGELAHKDSTGTNGIIKTGDVQIMSAGSGIQHSEFNHSSEKKVNFLQIWVLPKVANIQPRYDQKSFQEAGRLNRFQTVVSPIDEEAVWINQDAYFSLATLEPGKTLPYSVHAPNQGIYVFLIQGKLSIENTVLERRDALGLWGSEEYSFQAEVKSEVLIIEVPMK, encoded by the coding sequence ATGGAAGCAACAAACCCGAGCAGAACAAACGTCCAAAAGAAATTCTACCCCGCAGCAGAACGCGGGCATGTCAATTTTGGTTGGTTGGACAGCCATCATTCCTTCAGTTTTGGTCATTGGTACCATCCAGAAAAAACGAATTTTGGAGCCCTTCGTGTCTTAAATGACGATATCGTGGAACCTAGTATGGGATTCGGAACTCATCCTCACCAAAATATGGAGATTGTTTCCATTCCGCTTTTTGGCGAATTGGCGCATAAAGATAGTACAGGTACGAATGGTATCATCAAAACTGGTGACGTACAAATCATGTCAGCAGGTTCAGGGATCCAACATTCGGAGTTCAATCACAGTTCCGAAAAGAAAGTTAATTTTTTACAGATTTGGGTTCTGCCAAAAGTGGCCAATATCCAACCTCGCTATGACCAAAAATCATTTCAGGAAGCCGGTAGATTGAATCGTTTCCAAACCGTCGTTTCACCTATTGATGAAGAGGCAGTTTGGATCAATCAAGATGCTTATTTTTCATTAGCCACATTGGAACCAGGGAAAACACTTCCTTATTCAGTTCATGCACCTAACCAAGGAATTTATGTATTTCTCATCCAAGGAAAATTATCCATTGAGAATACAGTTCTAGAGCGAAGAGATGCACTAGGACTTTGGGGATCTGAGGAATACTCATTTCAGGCAGAAGTGAAATCGGAGGTTCTCATAATTGAAGTTCCAATGAAATAG
- a CDS encoding DUF5982 domain-containing protein: protein MKFRGFVVLLVLLSANVISPLYAEDRNSDVPEWLGEFKKLDEKELANKKEGWYATGLPLFGNDAVNGSGVGLLANVFYNGTKNDSSFKYTPYEHMFNVGIYRTNRGTQNNYLAWDAPYFYDTAYRLRAYVGHDASLYNQYFGVGTESMQPLYFQDRNVDGSRITRNATFSDFENANSYAKNRGPGKEFTSTQRYHNYQFETTYGQFAADKTIFQVFRVWGGVEFSNNKVKLYDGRATDAREPLTSITVPAIEDTSKITEDAKSGKIIGVNGGNLNYLRAGIAYDTRDYEPDPDRGWLIEYNINRAEKAIGSDFNYLRHFAQVKNFYQPFPKLFEEFVIAQRVALTKIEGEVPFFEYRYLFSIDGPFGALGGQNTLRGYRQERFFGPVIGFYNIELRYRVGSFSLWDQFFQVSLVPFYDVGRVWDKLRQVNALDYKHSRGLGLRIIWDQATVILMDYAYSREDQLFYLDIGHTF from the coding sequence TGTTCCTGAATGGTTAGGTGAGTTTAAAAAGTTAGATGAAAAGGAATTGGCCAATAAAAAGGAAGGTTGGTATGCAACGGGACTTCCCCTTTTTGGTAATGACGCCGTCAATGGGTCGGGTGTAGGTCTTTTGGCTAATGTATTTTATAATGGCACAAAGAACGATTCTTCATTTAAATACACTCCCTACGAACATATGTTCAATGTGGGAATCTATAGAACAAATCGTGGCACACAAAATAATTATTTAGCTTGGGACGCTCCTTATTTTTATGACACAGCTTACCGATTGCGTGCTTATGTAGGTCATGATGCCAGTTTGTACAATCAATACTTTGGTGTTGGTACTGAGAGTATGCAACCGTTGTACTTCCAAGATCGGAATGTCGATGGTAGTAGGATTACAAGAAACGCAACGTTTTCTGATTTTGAAAATGCCAATTCCTATGCAAAGAATCGTGGACCAGGAAAGGAATTTACTTCTACCCAAAGGTATCACAACTACCAATTTGAAACAACATATGGCCAGTTTGCTGCTGATAAAACAATCTTTCAGGTATTTCGTGTTTGGGGTGGGGTTGAGTTTTCTAATAATAAGGTAAAACTATATGATGGTAGGGCAACTGACGCAAGAGAACCTTTAACGAGTATTACTGTGCCTGCTATTGAAGACACATCTAAAATTACAGAGGACGCAAAATCTGGAAAGATCATTGGTGTAAACGGTGGAAACTTGAATTACTTGAGGGCAGGGATTGCGTACGATACGCGCGATTACGAACCTGACCCTGATCGGGGTTGGCTCATTGAGTATAATATTAATAGAGCAGAAAAAGCAATCGGTTCTGATTTTAATTACTTAAGGCATTTTGCCCAAGTCAAAAATTTTTATCAACCTTTCCCAAAACTCTTTGAGGAGTTTGTCATTGCGCAACGTGTTGCTTTAACCAAAATTGAGGGAGAGGTTCCATTTTTTGAGTATCGTTATTTGTTTTCGATCGATGGTCCTTTTGGTGCCTTAGGTGGACAAAATACGTTACGTGGTTACAGGCAAGAACGCTTTTTTGGTCCAGTGATTGGGTTTTATAATATCGAACTTCGTTATCGTGTTGGTAGTTTTTCATTGTGGGATCAGTTTTTTCAGGTGAGTCTCGTCCCTTTCTATGATGTGGGACGAGTTTGGGATAAACTAAGGCAGGTGAATGCCTTAGACTATAAACACTCTCGCGGCTTAGGATTACGGATCATTTGGGACCAAGCAACCGTAATCCTAATGGATTATGCATATTCAAGAGAAGACCAATTGTTTTATTTAGATATTGGTCACACATTCTAG
- a CDS encoding methyl-accepting chemotaxis protein, producing the protein MSKLALESIQSKKNWLELGPVYVNRVRFLLAGFYIIATLSSFKTSTTLQTTSYLVGIALMFLYGGFQAYLFRVGKLNSFFPKLFIFLDITVLFGVTASGLLGGSVVAADLIKSPALYVLYYFYVVYSAFLFSKRILLMSTYYSVLCLILILAIGYGQGVSFKEAEGLQSVKGTVAISNEVLKILFLICFGYLTSTVLNLLNEIKNDSDDKHKLAEMERENANSLNEDLKKVGFELFATLKNIRELTTDFNLQIESQDRSIRELTDFVSSFSESIQKSVDNIGKQHSQINLLNRKSDSLKHSTVEIGKVVEELNSNMSDFQERSNVLSQTVKHLEERLRSVNLSQKEVSEVNDIMAEIADRTNLLALNASIEAARAGEHGRGFAVVAQEVAKLAENSNENATKIKKIITTSNRYIHEGTELASVALDQTETLQSKYDLLSEAIRSATSKISSQKDINNEVLESLELIESISKVLDKESKILDKDKEQMIEVVKEMEEINQKVVINARKMDDNTSSLEKQAKELSAE; encoded by the coding sequence ATGTCGAAATTAGCGTTAGAATCGATTCAAAGCAAAAAAAATTGGTTAGAATTGGGTCCGGTTTATGTCAATCGGGTAAGATTCTTACTCGCTGGATTTTACATCATAGCAACTTTAAGCTCTTTCAAAACATCAACTACTCTGCAAACCACAAGTTATCTTGTTGGGATCGCCCTTATGTTTTTGTATGGTGGGTTTCAAGCCTATTTATTTCGGGTTGGTAAATTAAATTCTTTTTTCCCTAAACTTTTTATCTTCTTAGATATCACTGTTTTATTTGGAGTGACCGCATCAGGTTTATTAGGTGGAAGTGTTGTTGCTGCAGATTTAATCAAATCACCTGCCTTATACGTTTTATATTATTTCTACGTTGTTTATTCAGCTTTTTTGTTCTCAAAACGTATCTTGTTGATGAGCACGTACTATTCTGTTTTATGTTTGATACTCATTCTAGCCATTGGATACGGACAAGGTGTATCGTTCAAAGAAGCAGAAGGATTACAGAGTGTAAAAGGAACTGTTGCCATTTCAAACGAAGTCCTTAAAATTTTGTTTTTAATTTGTTTTGGATATCTTACTTCCACGGTATTAAATTTGCTGAATGAAATTAAAAATGATTCAGACGATAAACACAAACTTGCTGAGATGGAAAGAGAGAACGCAAATAGTCTAAATGAAGATTTAAAAAAAGTTGGTTTTGAGCTCTTTGCAACATTAAAAAATATCCGAGAGCTCACAACTGATTTTAATCTCCAGATAGAATCTCAGGATCGTTCCATTCGAGAACTCACAGATTTTGTATCATCCTTCTCCGAGAGTATTCAGAAATCAGTTGATAATATTGGAAAACAACATTCTCAGATCAATTTGTTAAACCGAAAATCAGATTCTTTGAAACATAGTACTGTGGAAATCGGCAAAGTTGTCGAAGAACTAAATTCGAACATGAGTGATTTTCAGGAACGAAGTAATGTTCTGTCACAAACTGTAAAACATTTAGAGGAACGATTGCGCTCAGTCAATCTCTCACAAAAGGAAGTAAGTGAAGTAAACGATATAATGGCTGAAATTGCTGATCGTACCAATCTTCTGGCGCTAAATGCTTCCATAGAAGCTGCTAGAGCAGGGGAACACGGACGTGGGTTTGCTGTAGTTGCTCAGGAAGTTGCCAAACTAGCAGAGAATTCGAATGAAAATGCAACAAAAATTAAAAAAATCATCACTACTTCAAATCGTTATATCCACGAAGGAACAGAGCTTGCCTCCGTTGCATTGGACCAAACCGAAACATTACAATCGAAGTATGATCTCCTGAGTGAAGCGATTCGATCGGCGACATCAAAAATCAGTTCTCAGAAAGACATAAACAATGAAGTTTTAGAATCACTCGAATTGATTGAATCAATTTCTAAGGTATTGGATAAAGAGTCAAAAATCTTAGATAAAGATAAAGAGCAAATGATAGAAGTTGTTAAGGAAATGGAAGAAATCAATCAAAAGGTTGTAATTAACGCTAGAAAAATGGATGATAATACCTCAAGCTTGGAAAAACAAGCGAAAGAATTGTCCGCAGAGTAA
- a CDS encoding carbonic anhydrase, with the protein MKAYKYLISFLILTISSQTFAQSNPAGVPAKEALQRLIDGNLRFVQGKSQRPNQSIDRLKEVSKKQNPFATIVGCSDSRVPNEIVFDQGLGDLFILRTAGQVSTYASWGSIEFSVAALGVNLIVVLGHSSCGAVNAACKADDVPGHIITLTNAIKPAAEKVKHMDGDFLDNAVKANVAFQVMSLRKLDPIISKQYNKGQLQIVGAVYDLETGKVNFLSEEYIASITK; encoded by the coding sequence ATGAAAGCCTACAAGTATCTCATCAGTTTCCTTATTCTGACCATTTCGTCCCAGACATTTGCACAAAGTAACCCAGCAGGTGTTCCAGCAAAAGAAGCGTTACAAAGATTGATTGATGGGAACCTAAGGTTTGTACAAGGTAAGTCACAACGTCCAAATCAATCCATTGATCGCTTAAAGGAAGTGTCCAAAAAACAAAATCCTTTCGCAACCATCGTCGGATGTTCCGATTCCAGAGTACCAAATGAAATTGTATTCGATCAAGGACTTGGTGACTTATTCATCTTAAGAACAGCTGGTCAAGTTTCTACCTATGCGTCTTGGGGATCCATCGAATTCTCTGTAGCAGCACTTGGTGTAAATCTCATTGTCGTACTTGGGCACTCTAGTTGCGGGGCGGTGAATGCAGCATGTAAAGCGGATGACGTGCCAGGTCACATTATCACACTCACCAATGCCATCAAACCTGCCGCAGAAAAAGTAAAACACATGGATGGTGACTTTTTAGACAACGCTGTAAAAGCCAATGTTGCCTTTCAAGTGATGTCTCTCAGAAAACTTGATCCCATCATCTCCAAACAATACAACAAAGGCCAATTACAAATCGTTGGAGCTGTTTATGACTTGGAAACAGGAAAGGTCAATTTCCTTTCAGAAGAATACATCGCTTCTATCACAAAATAG